From a single Lolium rigidum isolate FL_2022 chromosome 7, APGP_CSIRO_Lrig_0.1, whole genome shotgun sequence genomic region:
- the LOC124673262 gene encoding two-component response regulator ORR42-like, with protein MTSYVEGSPVKALIVEDSAVETMILSAMLRKFHCEITTAKNGKEAVEMFLEGKNFDIIFCDKDMPVMSGPEAIEKIRALGEIHVKIVGVSVGDNAQEAFMRVGADEFLPKPMELDVVGAIIQEIIKKKKNNDTI; from the exons ATGACATCCTACGTCGAAGGATCCCCGGTTAAGGCACTTATTGTTGAGGATTCGGCTGTTGAGACCATGATTCTCTCCGCCATGCTGCGTAAATTCCACTGCGAGATTACTACGGCTAAGAATGGGAAAGAAGCAGTGGAAATGTTCCTTGAGGGGAAGAATTTTGACATTATTTTTTGTGACAAGGACATGCCCGTAATGTCTGGGCCTGAG GCAATTGAGAAGATCCGTGCTTTGGGAGAAATTCATGTGAAGATTGTTGGAGTATCAGTTGGCGATAATGCCCAAGAGGCGTTCATGAGGGTTGGTGCTGATGAATTTCTGCCCAAACCAATGGAGCTTGATGTTGTCGGGGCTATAATTCAAGAGatcatcaagaagaagaagaataacgaCACTATCTAA